The nucleotide window GACCGGTCCGTACCTGGCGATCTTCACCCTCGCGTTCTCGGAGATCGTGCGCATCACCGCCTCGACCGAAATCGGGGTGACCGGCGGCATGTCGGGCCTGCTCACCGTCCAATTGTTCCATAGCGCCTCACGGTTGCCGTACTTCTACACGGCGTTCGGTCTGCTCGCCGGTTCGCTCGCACTCATGGGCTTCATCGTGCACTCCCGTTGGGGCCTGTTCCTCAAAGCGATCCGCGAGGACGAACAGGCCGCTGCGGCGTCCGGGGTGGCCGTCGCCCGCTTTCGCATCCTCGCGTTTGCGATCGCGAGCGGCTTCGCGGGGCTCGCCGGCAGCTTCTTCGCCCACTACAACGTCGTACTCACCCCCGATCTCGGCGACCTCGACCGGATGGCCTTTATCGTTGTGATGACCGTGATCGGCGGCATGGAACGGATCCCCACAGCGGTGGGCGGTGCGTTCGCCGTGGAGTTTCTGCTCGAATACCTTCGGGCGTTTGGCATATGGCGTTTTGTGATTTTCGGGGTGCTGCTGTTGCTGACCATGCGCTTCGCCCGCAACGGCCTGTTGACCCCGCTGTGGCAGCAGTTCCTCCGGCTTGGCGAGGTGCGCGGCGGCCGCCCGG belongs to bacterium and includes:
- a CDS encoding branched-chain amino acid ABC transporter permease, which gives rise to MRGLHAAVLLIAAALALGYGHLLSSYWMHVAIIAMFYGILTASWSLLAGYAGLFSLGHMAFASVGGYTSALLVQWSGIPVPLGMAAGVAVCCVLGGWIGWVCLRMTGPYLAIFTLAFSEIVRITASTEIGVTGGMSGLLTVQLFHSASRLPYFYTAFGLLAGSLALMGFIVHSRWGLFLKAIREDEQAAAASGVAVARFRILAFAIASGFAGLAGSFFAHYNVVLTPDLGDLDRMAFIVVMTVIGGMERIPTAVGGAFAVEFLLEYLRAFGIWRFVIFGVLLLLTMRFARNGLLTPLWQQFLRLGEVRGGRPAPRDVGQEGSRV